In Spirosoma aureum, a single genomic region encodes these proteins:
- a CDS encoding glycosyltransferase family 4 protein, whose protein sequence is MRILYLTYYFEPDLCAGSFRNTPLVEELASQLSSSDLIHVVTTQPNRYQSFKLAAPDHEERGENHNCRVRIDRVAVPTHASGYADQTRSFLTYYRTAHRLTKEQQYDLVVASSSRLFTAFLAARLARSKFLPLVLDIRDLFRETILEMVKNRWGQFGRFGLNLVLSIVERYTFGYARHINLVSEGFQSYFKPYSQATYSYFTNGIDDEFLSLPPSAGRITPEKLILYAGNLGEGQGLHKIIPQAARLLGDNYRFVIIGDGGAKAKLETIIQIEGVLNVELRKPVSRKELLREYQKADYLFVHLNDLDAFKRVLPSKLFEYGATDKPVIAGVAGYAAQFVREYIDNCILFDPGNVNKLVKQLRETPYRTANRTAFVARFQRRAIMAAMARQILNVVPSVNHSETSVL, encoded by the coding sequence ATGAGAATTTTATACCTAACGTATTATTTCGAACCTGATCTCTGCGCTGGCTCATTTCGAAATACGCCTTTAGTGGAAGAACTGGCTAGCCAGCTTTCCTCGAGCGACCTGATCCACGTAGTTACGACGCAGCCGAACCGCTATCAGTCGTTTAAGCTGGCCGCTCCCGACCATGAAGAAAGAGGAGAAAACCATAACTGCCGGGTACGAATCGATCGCGTTGCTGTTCCGACTCATGCCAGTGGATATGCTGACCAGACGCGTTCGTTTCTAACTTATTATAGAACAGCCCATCGACTGACAAAGGAGCAGCAGTATGATTTGGTGGTTGCGTCTTCTTCGCGATTATTTACTGCTTTTCTGGCAGCGCGATTGGCACGCAGTAAATTCCTGCCCTTGGTCCTCGACATTCGGGATCTATTTCGCGAAACAATTCTGGAGATGGTCAAAAATCGTTGGGGTCAATTTGGGCGATTCGGCCTGAACCTGGTCCTGAGCATTGTTGAGCGTTATACATTTGGCTATGCGAGGCACATCAATCTGGTTTCGGAAGGGTTTCAGTCTTATTTTAAACCCTATTCGCAGGCAACATACAGTTATTTTACGAATGGAATCGACGATGAGTTTCTTTCACTTCCCCCATCGGCAGGTCGGATTACCCCGGAAAAATTAATTCTTTATGCCGGTAACCTTGGGGAAGGACAGGGGCTACATAAAATTATTCCGCAAGCAGCCCGACTGTTGGGTGATAACTATCGATTTGTCATCATTGGCGACGGCGGAGCAAAGGCTAAACTAGAGACAATTATTCAGATTGAGGGTGTTCTGAATGTCGAATTACGCAAGCCTGTAAGCCGGAAAGAGCTACTGCGCGAGTATCAAAAGGCTGATTATCTGTTTGTTCACCTTAATGATCTTGATGCGTTTAAACGTGTTCTGCCTTCTAAACTATTTGAATATGGAGCCACAGATAAGCCGGTTATAGCTGGTGTAGCAGGCTATGCCGCCCAATTTGTGCGGGAATACATCGACAACTGCATTCTGTTCGACCCCGGTAATGTGAATAAGCTGGTGAAGCAACTGCGCGAGACTCCTTACCGAACGGCCAATCGCACGGCTTTTGTGGCCAGATTTCAGCGACGGGCAATCATGGCCGCTATGGCGCGCCAGATTCTCAACGTTGTGCCTTCTGTTAATCATTCTGAAACGTCGGTCCTATGA
- a CDS encoding DUF5606 family protein, with translation MEALKQIANIAGQSGLFRILKPSRNGVIVESLDDKKAKTMMGPTARVSVLNDISIYVDTPDQSIPLADVLLAVNDKYGETLTVDPKGSPSELADFMASVVPDYDRERVRQADIKKLIVWFGILRQYAPEVFEKPADESVEAATEETPAEASAAETEEEKA, from the coding sequence ATGGAAGCATTAAAACAAATTGCCAACATTGCCGGTCAAAGCGGCCTTTTTCGGATTTTGAAACCTAGCCGAAATGGTGTTATTGTTGAATCGCTGGACGACAAGAAGGCTAAAACAATGATGGGCCCAACGGCTCGGGTGTCGGTTCTGAACGATATTTCGATTTACGTCGATACACCCGATCAGTCGATTCCGCTTGCTGATGTGCTGTTGGCTGTCAATGATAAATACGGTGAAACGCTAACTGTCGATCCAAAAGGATCACCCAGCGAACTAGCCGATTTTATGGCGTCGGTTGTGCCTGATTATGACCGCGAACGAGTTCGTCAGGCCGATATTAAAAAATTAATTGTATGGTTCGGCATTCTGCGCCAATACGCGCCCGAAGTATTCGAAAAACCAGCTGACGAATCGGTAGAGGCAGCTACAGAAGAAACTCCTGCTGAGGCATCAGCCGCCGAAACAGAAGAAGAAAAAGCATAA
- the yihA gene encoding ribosome biogenesis GTP-binding protein YihA/YsxC → MPVKQAEFFVSNSDPAKCPKPDRPEYAFIGRSNVGKSSLINMLTGRSSLAKISGKPGKTQLINHFLIDNEWYLVDLPGYGYAQVSKTEREKFAALIDGYLTSRPNLLCIFVLVDSRIEPQKIDLDFMYNLGEKGLPFVIVFTKTEKLGPTKLQATLDTYRAKLLETWEEAPQFFVTSAVTAAGREEILSFIRPLNQEYRK, encoded by the coding sequence ATGCCCGTTAAACAAGCTGAGTTCTTTGTCAGTAATTCTGATCCAGCCAAATGCCCTAAGCCAGACCGGCCCGAGTACGCTTTCATTGGCCGTTCTAATGTAGGGAAATCGTCACTGATTAATATGCTGACGGGCCGCTCATCGCTGGCTAAAATTTCAGGAAAACCAGGTAAGACCCAGTTAATCAATCACTTTTTGATCGACAATGAATGGTATCTGGTCGATTTGCCTGGCTACGGTTATGCACAGGTAAGCAAAACGGAGCGCGAGAAATTTGCGGCTCTGATTGATGGTTATCTGACCAGTCGACCCAATTTGCTGTGTATTTTTGTGCTGGTCGATTCTCGCATTGAACCGCAAAAAATTGACCTCGATTTTATGTATAATCTGGGCGAGAAAGGATTGCCATTTGTGATTGTTTTTACCAAAACAGAAAAACTCGGTCCGACCAAGTTGCAGGCAACGCTGGATACCTATCGGGCTAAATTGCTGGAAACCTGGGAGGAAGCCCCCCAGTTTTTTGTTACCTCTGCTGTTACGGCTGCCGGGCGTGAGGAAATCCTGTCCTTTATCAGGCCGCTGAACCAAGAGTATAGGAAATAG
- the pyk gene encoding pyruvate kinase, which translates to MSKKTKIVATIGPASETKEQLLALAKAGVNVFRLNFSHGTHDDHLIRLNRIREINAEYNLNLCVLQDLQGPKIRIGNVENKDGVMILPGNRLVFTNDDVLGTAERVSTPYKDMYKDVHAGERILMDDGKLEVRVIGTEGTDVVTEVVYGGSMKSKKGVNLPNTRVSMPAVTDKDWEDLKFGLEHNAEWIALSFVREASEIIEIKEYIKSQGKNCRVIAKIEKPEAIQNIDAIIAATDGLMVARGDLGVELPAEEVPMIQKMLVEKCNKAAKPVIVATQMLESMIDAPRPTRAEINDIANSVLDGADAVMLSAETASGKYPILAVESMANTILQVENTTDKIYYRYHAYVNEHPTENVINDNVVMSACRLARDTKAKAVIGITNSGYTAVRLSHHRPKADLFVFSNDPQLRNTLGLYWGVQVLPYEPNPELTVDQTVEGIKQTLISQGKLASGDIFINTLSMPLTQARRTNTVKLSSVD; encoded by the coding sequence ATGTCTAAGAAAACCAAGATCGTGGCCACTATCGGCCCGGCTTCCGAAACGAAAGAACAATTGTTGGCATTAGCCAAAGCCGGTGTAAACGTATTCCGGCTTAATTTTTCCCACGGCACCCACGACGATCACCTTATCAGACTTAACCGTATCCGTGAAATCAATGCGGAGTATAACCTAAACCTCTGCGTATTACAGGATTTGCAGGGGCCGAAGATTCGTATCGGTAACGTCGAGAATAAAGACGGCGTCATGATTCTGCCTGGCAACAGACTGGTATTTACAAACGATGATGTACTAGGTACAGCGGAGCGTGTAAGTACCCCCTACAAAGACATGTACAAAGATGTCCATGCGGGCGAGCGTATTCTGATGGACGACGGCAAACTGGAGGTTCGGGTAATTGGTACCGAAGGCACCGACGTAGTCACTGAAGTTGTTTATGGTGGATCCATGAAGTCTAAAAAAGGCGTCAACCTGCCCAATACGCGGGTATCGATGCCTGCCGTAACCGACAAAGACTGGGAAGACCTCAAGTTCGGTCTCGAGCACAATGCCGAATGGATCGCGCTGTCTTTTGTTCGTGAAGCCTCTGAAATTATCGAGATCAAAGAATACATCAAGTCTCAGGGTAAAAACTGCCGCGTTATTGCCAAAATCGAAAAGCCTGAAGCCATTCAGAACATCGATGCCATTATTGCAGCAACTGACGGCTTGATGGTGGCACGCGGTGACCTTGGCGTCGAACTGCCCGCCGAGGAAGTACCGATGATTCAGAAAATGCTCGTTGAGAAGTGTAACAAAGCCGCAAAACCGGTCATTGTTGCTACGCAGATGCTCGAAAGTATGATCGATGCTCCCCGCCCAACCCGCGCCGAAATCAACGACATCGCCAATTCGGTTCTCGATGGGGCCGACGCCGTGATGCTAAGTGCCGAAACAGCTTCTGGTAAATACCCGATTCTGGCGGTCGAGAGTATGGCTAATACAATCTTGCAGGTTGAAAACACAACCGACAAGATTTATTATCGGTATCACGCCTATGTTAATGAACATCCGACCGAAAATGTCATTAATGACAACGTTGTTATGAGTGCCTGCCGTCTGGCACGCGACACCAAGGCGAAAGCGGTTATCGGCATTACCAATTCGGGTTACACAGCAGTACGGCTATCGCACCACCGGCCTAAAGCCGATTTGTTTGTCTTCTCCAACGATCCGCAACTGCGCAATACGCTTGGGTTGTATTGGGGTGTTCAGGTGTTACCTTACGAGCCAAACCCTGAGCTGACGGTCGATCAGACTGTAGAAGGTATCAAACAGACGCTGATTAGCCAGGGCAAGCTGGCTTCCGGCGATATTTTTATCAATACCCTTAGTATGCCACTCACACAGGCTCGCCGAACCAATACGGTGAAGCTAAGTTCTGTCGATTAA
- a CDS encoding MraY family glycosyltransferase, with protein sequence MTLTGYVFLITLLVASEVSYLRLAQYFGIVDKPNERSSHTGQTIIRGGGVLFWIAAWGAFVFTYFDFPYFFAGLSLVAAISFLDDLHSLANRYRISIHFVGIGLMLYQATGFEVEFWIMGVLLIMGVGILNAYNFMDGINGITAFYSLVAVGTFWYSHMQYVPEGAINNALLPFTLVALLIFSYFNARSRAICFAGDVGSVSIAFIILYALVVFIKASHTYLPILFLAVYGIDSVLTITHRLYLRQNIFQAHRLHLFQLLVHKKQWSHLRVSAWYALVQLGINGLILATLHRPLVAQLTLTAVILVVLTSMYVIVKSRLMKVNLDTTVLKAKGPIY encoded by the coding sequence ATGACTCTAACTGGTTATGTATTCCTGATTACTTTGCTGGTCGCCAGCGAAGTATCCTACCTACGTTTAGCGCAGTATTTTGGCATTGTCGATAAGCCCAATGAGCGAAGTTCACATACTGGTCAGACGATAATCAGGGGTGGGGGAGTTCTTTTCTGGATTGCTGCCTGGGGTGCGTTCGTCTTTACCTATTTTGACTTTCCCTACTTTTTCGCGGGGCTGTCGTTGGTAGCCGCAATAAGTTTTCTGGATGATCTTCACTCGCTGGCGAATCGATACCGGATCAGTATACACTTCGTCGGGATTGGTTTGATGCTTTACCAGGCAACTGGTTTCGAGGTCGAATTCTGGATAATGGGAGTCCTATTGATAATGGGCGTTGGCATTTTGAATGCATATAACTTCATGGATGGCATCAACGGTATTACAGCTTTTTATAGCCTTGTTGCAGTTGGAACCTTCTGGTATAGCCACATGCAGTACGTGCCGGAAGGGGCTATAAACAACGCACTGCTCCCATTTACCCTCGTTGCATTGCTCATTTTTAGCTATTTCAACGCACGATCCAGGGCCATCTGTTTTGCTGGGGACGTCGGTAGTGTATCCATCGCTTTTATTATCCTATATGCGTTAGTCGTGTTTATAAAGGCTAGTCATACCTATCTGCCAATCCTGTTTTTAGCTGTATATGGTATCGATAGTGTTCTGACCATTACGCACCGGCTCTATTTGAGGCAGAATATTTTTCAGGCTCACCGACTACATCTGTTCCAACTGCTTGTGCATAAAAAACAATGGTCTCACCTGCGCGTGTCTGCTTGGTATGCTCTCGTACAACTAGGAATAAATGGGTTGATATTGGCCACGCTCCATCGGCCTTTAGTCGCTCAGCTAACCCTTACAGCTGTCATTTTAGTGGTACTGACCAGTATGTATGTGATTGTGAAATCGCGATTGATGAAGGTGAATTTAGATACAACAGTCCTAAAAGCCAAAGGGCCGATTTACTAA
- the tkt gene encoding transketolase, which translates to MAIKTSDLDQLSINTIRLLSVDAVQKANSGHPGLPLGAAPMAYVLWSRFLRFNPKDPHWPDRDRFVLSAGHGSALLYSLLHLYGYDLTLDDLKSFRQLHSKTPGHPESNLTAGVEVTTGPLGQGFANGVGMAMAEAFLAATYNKEEHTVVDHYTYSIVSDGDLMEGIASEAASLAGHLKLGKLIYLYDDNLISLDGPTNLAFTEDRMARFDAYGWHTQQVADGNDLDAIEAAIRAAQAETERPSIIAVRTIIGYGSPQEGTSKVHGSALGEENVRKTKEFFGWDPDKTFVVPEEVVPHLLEPGKQGATLQADWQKRFDHYKAQFSAEADNFSRSFAGKLPENWDADLPQFKPEDGPLATRQASGKALIALKQRVPYLFGGSADLASSNEMPTKGDVSFQPGHYGNSNIWFGVREHAMGAALNGMAQHGGVHPYGGTFLNFSDYMRGAIRLTALAESSVTFVFTHDSIGLGEDGPTHQPVEQFVSLRTIPNSIVIRPADANETTEAWRVAMTQPKTPVMLILGRQKLPVLDQSKYGSARGLEKGAYILSEAEGSPQLILIATGSEVSLVLDAQTELKKEGIQARVVSMPSWELFEKQDRTYQHEVLPPSIRKRLAVEVGSPIGWHKYVTDEGTTISMNRFGLSGPGEEVMAYFGFTVENVVKKAKAVLQGQPEDIEKKEILS; encoded by the coding sequence ATGGCGATTAAGACCAGTGACCTCGACCAACTTAGTATTAATACGATTCGGCTGTTGTCGGTAGATGCCGTTCAAAAAGCTAATTCCGGCCACCCCGGACTACCACTGGGTGCGGCACCGATGGCCTACGTGCTCTGGTCGCGCTTCTTACGATTCAATCCTAAGGACCCGCATTGGCCCGATCGTGATCGATTCGTTCTGTCGGCAGGCCATGGTTCGGCGCTGCTTTATAGCCTCCTGCATCTCTATGGATACGACCTGACGCTCGATGATCTGAAGAGTTTTCGGCAACTCCATTCCAAAACACCTGGTCACCCCGAATCAAACTTAACGGCAGGAGTTGAAGTAACAACCGGGCCGTTGGGGCAGGGGTTTGCCAATGGAGTGGGTATGGCAATGGCCGAAGCCTTTCTGGCAGCTACCTACAACAAAGAGGAGCATACGGTGGTCGATCATTATACCTATTCGATTGTAAGTGACGGTGATCTGATGGAAGGAATTGCATCGGAAGCGGCTTCGCTGGCGGGGCACCTTAAATTAGGAAAGTTGATTTATCTGTACGATGATAACCTGATTTCGCTGGATGGGCCAACCAATCTGGCCTTTACCGAAGATCGGATGGCTCGATTTGATGCTTATGGCTGGCATACGCAGCAGGTCGCTGACGGAAATGATCTGGATGCCATTGAGGCAGCTATCCGGGCTGCTCAGGCCGAAACAGAGCGCCCATCGATCATTGCTGTCCGAACCATTATCGGGTATGGTAGCCCGCAGGAAGGCACCAGTAAAGTACACGGTAGTGCGCTGGGTGAAGAGAATGTCCGGAAAACCAAGGAGTTTTTCGGATGGGACCCTGATAAGACATTTGTTGTGCCGGAAGAGGTTGTACCTCATTTGCTCGAACCCGGAAAACAGGGCGCTACGTTACAGGCCGACTGGCAAAAACGATTTGACCACTATAAAGCTCAGTTTTCTGCGGAAGCCGACAATTTCAGTCGGTCGTTTGCCGGTAAACTTCCTGAAAACTGGGATGCTGATCTGCCTCAGTTCAAGCCCGAAGATGGTCCTCTGGCAACCCGGCAGGCATCGGGTAAGGCTCTGATTGCGTTAAAACAGCGGGTACCTTATTTATTTGGAGGATCGGCCGATCTGGCGTCATCCAATGAAATGCCAACGAAAGGCGACGTTAGTTTTCAACCTGGCCATTATGGAAATTCGAATATCTGGTTTGGCGTTCGCGAACACGCTATGGGAGCTGCGCTCAATGGTATGGCGCAACACGGTGGCGTGCACCCATATGGTGGAACATTCCTGAACTTTTCTGACTACATGCGTGGAGCCATCCGCCTGACAGCACTCGCCGAATCGTCGGTAACGTTTGTCTTTACACATGATAGTATCGGGTTAGGCGAGGACGGACCTACTCATCAGCCCGTTGAGCAATTTGTTTCGCTCCGGACCATTCCGAATAGCATTGTTATCCGGCCTGCCGATGCCAATGAAACTACAGAAGCCTGGCGGGTGGCTATGACCCAGCCCAAAACACCCGTTATGCTGATTCTAGGCCGTCAAAAACTTCCAGTGCTCGACCAGAGCAAATACGGATCGGCACGTGGTCTGGAAAAAGGGGCTTACATTCTAAGCGAAGCCGAAGGATCTCCTCAATTGATTCTGATCGCTACGGGTTCCGAGGTTTCCTTAGTGTTGGATGCCCAGACCGAACTTAAAAAGGAAGGCATTCAGGCGCGGGTTGTCAGCATGCCTTCCTGGGAGTTGTTTGAAAAGCAGGACCGAACGTATCAACATGAGGTCTTGCCGCCTTCTATTCGGAAGCGACTGGCTGTTGAAGTGGGTTCACCGATTGGCTGGCATAAATATGTAACAGATGAAGGAACAACCATCAGTATGAATCGATTTGGATTATCTGGCCCCGGCGAGGAGGTGATGGCTTATTTCGGGTTTACAGTCGAAAATGTGGTTAAAAAGGCAAAAGCCGTGTTACAGGGACAACCCGAAGACATTGAAAAAAAAGAGATCTTATCCTGA
- a CDS encoding NAD-dependent epimerase/dehydratase family protein, protein MTILLTGASGFLGSRILNELESNYTVTTLGRQTIGNHHIVCDLAKEAPDMTGYSFDFVVNAAGKAHSVPRNSQDIADYEQVNVQGTARLLASLEKLPVLPKSIVHISTVLVYGRLEGKSLDEQTPLDANDAYGYSKVRAEDVVQAWGKTNGVRVTILRLPLVVAEQSTGNLAAMVKGIRRGYYVRIGDGSACRSMVRADDVAAVISRAACVSGIYNLTDGRHPSVRELENAIAHSVGRNCILSIPLGFAKAIGRFGDGINALIGRRFPLDSIALQKLTGSLTFSDVAARQHLNWNPRSVLDSFK, encoded by the coding sequence ATGACTATTTTGCTGACAGGCGCTTCTGGTTTTCTGGGGAGCCGGATTTTGAACGAACTTGAGTCTAATTACACTGTAACGACACTGGGTCGTCAGACTATTGGCAACCACCATATTGTTTGCGATTTGGCAAAAGAAGCTCCTGATATGACAGGCTATTCCTTTGATTTTGTCGTTAATGCTGCCGGGAAAGCTCATTCCGTACCGCGCAATTCACAGGATATAGCCGATTATGAACAAGTAAACGTGCAGGGAACGGCCCGGTTACTGGCTTCACTTGAAAAACTACCGGTTTTGCCCAAATCTATTGTTCATATCAGTACTGTTCTGGTGTATGGACGCCTGGAAGGGAAGAGCCTCGACGAACAGACACCACTCGATGCCAACGACGCTTATGGCTATAGTAAAGTTAGGGCAGAAGATGTGGTACAGGCATGGGGTAAAACGAATGGTGTTCGGGTAACAATTTTGCGATTGCCGCTCGTAGTAGCTGAACAGTCTACCGGTAATCTGGCTGCTATGGTGAAAGGTATACGCCGAGGCTATTATGTGCGGATCGGCGATGGCTCAGCCTGTCGGAGTATGGTTCGGGCCGATGATGTGGCCGCTGTTATTAGTCGGGCTGCGTGTGTTTCTGGTATCTATAACCTCACCGATGGGCGGCATCCAAGTGTTCGCGAACTCGAAAACGCTATTGCCCATTCCGTTGGCCGAAACTGTATTCTGTCGATTCCACTGGGATTTGCCAAAGCGATTGGTCGCTTTGGTGATGGCATAAATGCGCTTATTGGTCGCCGGTTTCCACTTGACTCCATTGCTCTGCAAAAATTGACGGGCTCGTTAACGTTTTCGGATGTAGCCGCTCGTCAGCACCTGAACTGGAATCCACGTTCTGTACTCGATAGCTTCAAATGA
- a CDS encoding RrF2 family transcriptional regulator, translated as MISKKAKYAIKALKVLTEQFGNGPVLISYISAQEGIPKKFLEAILLELRNHGILQSQKGKGGGYLLRVEPERVNLAQVVRIIDGPIAPTPCVSLNFYVRCDDCEDEETCKIRPIMERVRDANLSVYERTTLRSLVQN; from the coding sequence ATGATCTCGAAGAAAGCAAAATATGCCATTAAGGCACTCAAGGTGCTAACCGAACAATTCGGAAATGGTCCTGTGCTGATTTCCTATATTTCAGCTCAGGAAGGCATTCCGAAAAAATTTCTGGAAGCCATTCTACTGGAATTACGCAATCATGGTATTCTTCAGAGTCAGAAAGGGAAAGGAGGAGGCTACCTGCTCCGGGTTGAGCCCGAACGGGTGAATCTGGCCCAGGTTGTTCGAATAATTGACGGTCCAATTGCTCCCACACCCTGCGTTTCCCTGAACTTTTATGTCCGTTGCGACGACTGCGAAGATGAAGAAACCTGTAAAATCCGACCTATTATGGAGCGTGTTCGTGATGCAAACCTGTCTGTCTATGAACGAACTACGTTACGATCGTTGGTACAGAATTAG
- a CDS encoding LytTR family DNA-binding domain-containing protein, with amino-acid sequence MKFSKLTINTCRILYLMGWGNYTRIFLTDASPELNSTTLKKCVTMLPGFIRLSKSLAVNPTHIVQVRRNNDRSADVLVADIWLPVSRRRVTPVVRQLNSLPGGKIKGLAQFRSQHDSMGTPQSVFSSN; translated from the coding sequence ATGAAATTTAGTAAGTTGACTATCAACACCTGCCGCATTTTATATTTAATGGGTTGGGGAAACTACACCCGTATATTTCTGACTGACGCATCACCGGAGCTCAACTCCACCACGCTCAAAAAATGTGTCACTATGCTGCCTGGCTTTATTCGTCTGAGCAAGAGCCTGGCCGTAAATCCGACTCACATTGTACAGGTTCGCCGGAATAATGATCGCTCGGCGGATGTGCTGGTTGCCGATATCTGGCTTCCGGTAAGTCGGCGTCGTGTTACTCCGGTGGTTCGACAACTTAATAGTTTACCAGGGGGAAAAATTAAAGGACTGGCTCAATTTCGTAGTCAGCACGACTCCATGGGTACCCCACAAAGTGTTTTCTCATCCAATTAG
- a CDS encoding GntR family transcriptional regulator yields the protein MLRHIKINDYSNTPKYQQIYNSIVEGIENRDIIPGDKLPSIHELCAEFDVAKGTIERAYELLKEKEIIEAVRGKGFYINYTKTGQNLKIFLLFNKLSAHKKIIYDSFVELLGPGVAIDFFIYNNDFRLFRDLIERQARNHTHYVIIGHFYEGGEKANELINSLPKHKLIILDKLLEGVSGTYAAVFQNFEKDLYQALTDALPLLKKYTTLCILFPSYTYHPKAILNGFYKFCYEHNFNTRVIDNIQQEVIYPQQAYINLMEDDLVELIKKIKMTTYIVGQEVGILSYNETPLKEFLLEGITVMSTDFAQMGRTAAQLVLNASVEHIENPFQLIVRKSL from the coding sequence ATGCTCCGACATATTAAAATCAACGACTATTCGAATACCCCTAAGTATCAGCAGATTTATAACTCAATTGTAGAGGGTATTGAAAATCGGGATATAATTCCAGGCGACAAATTGCCGTCCATTCATGAGTTATGTGCCGAATTCGATGTAGCCAAAGGAACCATTGAGCGAGCCTACGAGCTCCTCAAGGAAAAAGAAATTATCGAGGCTGTTCGAGGAAAAGGATTTTACATAAACTATACCAAGACTGGCCAGAACCTGAAAATATTCTTACTATTCAACAAACTGAGTGCTCACAAAAAAATCATTTACGACTCATTTGTTGAACTGCTGGGGCCTGGGGTTGCGATCGATTTCTTTATCTATAACAATGATTTCAGGCTATTTCGGGATCTGATTGAGCGTCAGGCCCGTAACCATACTCATTATGTGATCATTGGCCATTTTTATGAAGGGGGCGAAAAAGCAAATGAGTTGATCAATAGCTTACCAAAACATAAGCTAATCATTCTGGATAAGCTTCTGGAAGGGGTATCAGGAACGTATGCTGCGGTATTTCAGAATTTTGAAAAAGATCTCTATCAGGCCCTGACCGATGCGCTCCCTTTATTAAAGAAATACACGACACTTTGTATTCTGTTTCCCTCATATACCTATCACCCGAAAGCAATTCTTAATGGCTTCTATAAGTTTTGCTACGAGCATAATTTTAATACCCGTGTGATTGATAACATTCAACAGGAGGTGATCTATCCGCAACAAGCCTACATCAATTTAATGGAAGATGACCTTGTTGAACTTATCAAGAAAATCAAGATGACAACGTACATTGTTGGTCAGGAGGTTGGCATTTTGTCCTACAATGAAACACCGCTAAAAGAATTCCTGCTGGAAGGTATTACGGTCATGTCCACCGATTTTGCTCAAATGGGCCGCACAGCAGCTCAATTGGTACTCAACGCCAGTGTAGAGCACATCGAAAACCCGTTTCAGCTTATCGTACGAAAGTCACTTTAG
- a CDS encoding thioredoxin family protein, with protein MKKVIWLLTILFVGFSYSATQAISAGDHKPAPKEDSEGIQFTDAAWKDILKKAKAEKKVIFLDAYASWCGPCKLLQKNVFTKKAVGEVYNAKFINVKMDMEKGEGPALSQVYPLEAYPTLLFIDSNGKILKKVIGLQTPENLIAIGKSVK; from the coding sequence ATGAAAAAAGTTATTTGGTTATTAACCATTCTATTCGTCGGATTTAGTTATTCAGCCACACAGGCCATTTCTGCTGGGGATCATAAACCAGCTCCTAAAGAAGATAGTGAGGGAATCCAGTTTACCGATGCTGCGTGGAAAGACATTCTTAAGAAGGCAAAAGCGGAAAAAAAAGTAATTTTTCTGGACGCCTATGCAAGCTGGTGCGGTCCCTGCAAGCTTCTTCAGAAGAATGTATTTACCAAAAAAGCGGTGGGTGAAGTCTATAACGCCAAGTTTATCAACGTAAAAATGGATATGGAAAAAGGGGAAGGGCCTGCTCTATCGCAGGTTTATCCGCTGGAAGCTTATCCAACTTTATTATTCATTGATAGCAATGGTAAAATACTGAAAAAGGTAATTGGGCTTCAAACTCCTGAAAATCTGATTGCTATTGGTAAGAGCGTGAAGTAA